A genomic region of Chaetodon auriga isolate fChaAug3 chromosome 11, fChaAug3.hap1, whole genome shotgun sequence contains the following coding sequences:
- the tacc2 gene encoding uncharacterized protein tacc2 isoform X3: MPEVIESKREGESVRRDSLERVATVALAEREKAVGENGLGGIEKCLSSAVGETEGLLDSLPQLSLICSQGKRSLAFSAKEGQAASEESCTSKMPHNSAEIELKRQRETAIRSADTELSPAEEGARGKEPFSRLEAYINISPLGLITGPDCQDHSAAGLERAVEGGGGGGGGGGGGGGEEVELKGGLAKEHSSFSQPEGSASGVSSSETETCPPTDVAESQLKSQSWRESIATITESICTEKDRLSHPCQEQHGSAISPLPADPEQSSSNTDGGVRADLKLNLISEEWGDTCEESSITETERNSSQVFLSLISPQPLTTSRQIPVERQASNNQQVQPESSTTEARTAESASEFQVQAQSQSKRGSPTMSGAGVNLYDSSGCNNRVHFADTVKQEGSSSVDLRNMLVSAMDCASLPPLTVHESLHHPIVEASYTFPDFLSLKKQEIPTNAAPMTGERAIQCPADLTKPQKDVQLDKGDAETKDTKKNINIDQSGTNTVDLQSVTEACSKQLPAPDEKNQTGNEKYFVLSPTAGITASEADHLPVEQVSANVTKQVEMETEKGAVNVCLSKEKEIDQLHAKSQGSVKTGQPQESPLISDATVILEEKEGKQHPLLSCSVLPADDVTCKPLNVVSAELPSGHLSTDLDPSSKSETVTLTSIASSEAKPSDPSYQPPDQLDQTPPCGLVTTDPVTTSEGSTIHSADLTKGESASEVTASDQSMPVTEQCPTNPTFVLPPPGPMLSHLEFITDCDISLPEQKDNHSADGDSTKLCGEVDGSKSREMTPVSVALDLKQGDVSVTADETCPKLEDGNYATESDIKLDNSVIDDVNIPFPQEQSLSPAAKPPGATCALAKGGSDNIISLSHTEPVSVGIKPVICEASIKDDLINVSCPLSSDLPTNEAYDATKQDNVKEKHTMGDQTCTLFEEEKKQTEESTMDNQKETANRNKLQTGKTGTTPQQSNRPDKEALEEIGDLQPPHKHKVQNTESPVRDIKEEEDMKSGIVSNSQRETSCLSPDQPAGSSEDISAEVESGSEPQTVYDQSSCQNPTATLERRSDRDTAPDLSVALGQSESTPDPVCFAQQQDQQQPHLGSRHPTEELSGGCLEGPEKTNSQGRQTQALVPGVRGAAEKGDGENLCQSGSRDDLTGDDSSDNEQVISLEKGEGVQAAPGVDRVCVSLQLACDLNDSGRAAERKASADIGIVTACSHVAETRQGMEENKSPGLGIVGSTTDLMPDTEFESDLSGKGQQKSNLSASCQDPCGTPVTSKNTAVSVEPASQEREISPLQISVSSKVSTDSHDIHTEDFPSANEAEEIGTKIFITLPDPVGQPETVEKDFSAAMAVKSNSSETEECEIPDTVCKPLELQSASITSATQSSPVAQTPIKGSDVEEITKEDKAALEEEKASSQGKEQNEIKAINNEATEKQGAVNLSGGTEDSSSGSVKTSDLCESVVSQSGTETPVCHSERNVGLSENDNDRTDRISPDVITGPSVVSSKCLQDFASTPPAAPTQSEKSHDQVLSKPQDDIVVNHIATASQFEGGSLEKTPACISSVEQVNTEAADVSESPASGLTAQEPETNWIKALKEAASQSQSKQENAVEASRPLPSLESPQLEFLTPTEEVVAPLRQEDIPPPEQVAENTTEIPPSNLVKKPLDLPEPLEKTAELLEPAQHTVQHPEPIQSTNIDLPEETKKVELLEPTKKEEEPPEELPEPAGEPETSSEIAEEPAELPEPARSIEELPEPIKNEEPEPAKTTTEALEPEKKLISELPEEVVEKPAEVPHEEPFKAETDQDPADVLQDSGPSHAEQAERGDRAPAPPPPPTTEYHFSPALPPLLHDTTEFPTPPPTPPERHTPGALLTPPASPHLPPPPAPASPPVPSTYQCEDPSSAPCHPPLRSSDSDGAFETPESTTPVKAVSPIEPQTQQLPSSDKVADTSVSDPTSDLASDEPPCRSLSIVFDEDKPIAASGTYNIDVFATDSTTHALTRSLSLQGGELDTAGLLDGSAVGGFRPHSESFSVGTESAPGTLHRPKKVRPGSLKKKPLLRQNSNPESPRPASSSSTPEIKKRAKPRTANPVQAQEEAEGGSATPSPGGTLRRARKSRVETPPPLPEENNHTSQEESLVIPALPLCQEEAPHPGSPTSKDESPIPPSSSYKWDPDNFENIDPFNTGGSKIPNSPDLGRKGPLCGPIAIPPESPCVSAVEPCPPAPLEEPITNPEEQPIIPKRQSVRLEFDYSEESGEASHQASPPPKKVGKKPGGKMPLRKPKLGLKKAPPAQTEQLDNQPPATHNGNEEEIPVPKVSYNVEPDKWDDPNFNPFSSKKCISNSPKLSRPSYSFDPNNFDDSIDPFKSSNRMANSPPKASASFELSSNDYDNENDNDNIGELEDQNQNKPAKKKKTPIKSNTFRVKRSPKKSPLSDPSQDLTPADEPASLHPQDDHATDEEKLASSTSHKWAALHDTDADLNSDQQDFPQPCDLTSFVNENSLPHQAPVQDYEIEYMEKIGSSSPPLSVKKPSLYLKLDSVSDNLSKNTCAHGSEPSSPCTGSFEEMEAQITAGMKTPVLNSRPGPEGSAGDKGRKRESDALSRTQSTERDEQPPSQGPVEAPAPAMAMPLLDRLSECDDPLQYLEPDLAETNPTAFAQKLQSRLKKPSTRRWNINGSPLLKHRDVSSPIESAVSKTSLYTRTTSYIEGESPHLPRELDHSLGIAREEIVTKEKEVLEWQRKYEDSRQEVVEMRRIVAEYEKTIAQMIGEFQDDQKEKSLSHHTIQQLIMEKDQALADLNSVEKSLADLFRRYEKMKDVLEGFRKNEEVLKKCAQEYLSRVRKEEQRYQALKIHAEEKLDKANSEIAQVRAKAKQEHAAHQASVRKEQMKVESLERTLEQKNKEIEELTKICDELIAKMGRS; the protein is encoded by the exons ATGCCAGAAGTGAtagaaagcaagagagagggagaaagcgTGAGGCGTGATTCACTGGAGAGAGTAGCTACTGTAGCACTCgcggagagagagaaggcagtAGGAGAGAACGGTTTGGGAGGAATAGAAAAGTGCCTCAGTTCTGCAGTCGGAGAGACAGAAGGACTCCTGGACAGCCTTCCTCAGCTCTCGTTAATCTGTTCCCAGGGAAAACGCTCACTTGCGTTCTCAGCCAAAGAGGGACAGGCTGCATCTGAGGAAAGCTGCACCAGCAAAATGCCTCACAACTCGGCTGAGATTGAattgaagagacagagagagacagccatTCGCAGTGCAGACACAGAGCTCTCACCTGCCGAAGAGGGAGCCAGAGGAAAGGAGCCATTTAGCCGGTTAGAAGCATATATCAATATTTCTCCCCTTGGACTAATCACTGGTCCTGATTGTCAGgatcacagtgctgctggattGGAGAGAGCagtagagggaggaggaggaggaggaggaggaggaggaggaggaggaggagaggaggtggaatTGAAAGGAGGGCTGGCTAAAGAGCACAGTTCATTCAGCCAGCCAGAAGGCTCTGCTAGTGGGGTGTCATCAAGTGAGACTGAGACGTGTCCGCCCACCGATGTTGCCGAGTCACAGCTGAAGtcacagagctggagagagtCGATTGCTACCATCACTGAAAGCATCTGCACTGAAAAGGATCGTCTCTCTCACCCCTGCCAGGAGCAGCATGGCTCAGCAATATCGCCTCTTCCCGCTGACCCTGAACAGAGCTCCAGCAATACAGACGGAGGGGTAAGGGCTGATCTCAAACTGAATTTGATTTCAGAGGAATGGGGAGACACTTGTGAGGAGTCATCCAtcacagagacggagagaaacagcagccaAGTCTTCTTGTCTTTAATCTCACCTCAGCCTTTGACTACTTCACGACAAATCCCAGTTGAGCGACAAGCGAGCAACAATCAACAGGTCCAACCTGAAAGTAGCACAACAGAAGCCAGGACAGCCGAAAGTGCATCTGAGTTCCAGGTCCAAGCCCAGAGCCAGAGCAAAAGAGGTAGCCCAACTATGTCTGGAGCAGGTGTGAACTTATATGACAGCAGTGGATGCAACAATAGAGTTCACTTTGCGGACACTGTGAAACAAGAAGGCAGTTCCTCTGTGGACCTCAGGAACATGTTGGTGTCAGCTATGGACTGTGCATCTTTGCCTCCGCTGACTGTACATGAGAGTTTGCACCATCCTATTGTTGAGGCCAGCTACACCTTCCCAGACTTCCTCAGCTTGAAGAAGCAAGAAATCCCCACAAATGCAGCTCCTATGACGGGTGAACGAGCAATACAGTGTCCTGCTGACTTAACAAAGCCACAGAAAGATGTCCAGTTGGATAAAGGAGATGCAGAGACTAAAGATACcaagaaaaacattaacataGATCAGTCGGGTACAAACACTGTGGATTTACAGTCGGTGACTGAGGCCTGCTCAAAACAGCTCCCAGCTCCTGATGAGAAGAATCAGACTGGTAACGAAAAATATTTTGTCCTTTCACCGACAGCAGGAATTACTGCCTCTGAGGCGGATCATTTGCCAGTTGAACAGGTGTCGGCAAATGTGACAAAGCAAGTAGAGATGGAAACAGAGAAGGgtgctgtaaatgtgtgtttgtcaaaggaGAAAGAGATAGATCAATTACATGCTAAGTCTCAAGGCTCAGTCAAGACTGGCCAGCCTCAGGAGTCACCTTTAATAAGTGATGCTACTGTCATTcttgaagaaaaagaaggtaAACAACATCCTCTCCTCTCGTGTTCTGTGCTTCCAGCTGATGATGTTACCTGCAAGCCTTTAAATGTTGTCTCTGCTGAGTTACCTTCTGGACATCTCTCTACTGACCTTGACCCCAGTTCAAAATCTGAAACTGTGACCTTGACCAGCATAGCCTCTTCTGAGGCAAAGCCAAGTGACCCCAGTTATCAGCCTCCTGACCAATTAGATCAAACACCTCCTTGTGGACTAGTTACAACAGACCCTGTAACGACTAGCGAGGGGTCCACAATTCACTCTGCTGATTTGACAAAGGGTGAATCAGCTTCAGAAGTGACAGCCTCTGACCAGTCAATGCCTGTTACCGAGCAATGTCCTACTAATCCTACTTTTGTGCTGCCTCCCCCTGGCCCAATGTTGAGTCACTTGGAGTTCATTACTGACTGTGATATCTCTCTTCCTGAGCAGAAAGATAACCACAGTGCTGATGGTGACAGCACCAAACTCTGTGGGGAAGTGGATGGCAGCAAGAGCAGGGAAATGACCCCAGTCTCTGTAGCACTGGATCTGAAGCAAGGTGACGTCAGCGTTACAGCAGATGAGACTTGTCCGAAACTGGAGGATGGAAACTATGCTACGGAGTCTGATATTAAACTTGATAATTCTGTAATTGATGATGTAAATATTCCATTTCCACAAGAGCAAAGTCTGTCTCCTGCAGCAAAGCCTCCTGGTGCAACGTGTGCACTGGCAAAGGGTGGATCTGATAATATTATTTCTCTATCTCATACTGAGCCGGTCTCTGTTGGCATTAAACCTGTTATCTGTGAAGCATCCATTAAGGATGACCTCATTAATGTCAGTTGCCCACTCAGCTCTGACCTGCCTACCAATGAGGCTTATGATGCGACTAAACAAGACAATgtaaaagagaaacacacaatggGAGACCAGACCTGCACGCTatttgaagaggaaaagaagcaaaCTGAAGAGTCAACAATGGATAATCAAAAGGAAACAGCAAACCGCAAcaagctgcagacaggaaagacAGGCACAACACCACAGCAGAGTAATCGACCAGATAAAGAGGCTTTAGAGGAAATTGGAGACCTGCAGCCACCACATAAACATAAAGTACAAAATACTGAATCACCAGTAAGGGATataaaggaggaagaagacatgAAGAGTGGCATTGTGTCTAATAGCCAGAGAGAGACTTCTTGCTTATCTCCTGACCAACCTGCAGGCTCATCTGAGGACATAAGTGCTGAGGTAGAGTCTGGTAGTGAACCTCAGACTGTTTATGACCAGAGTTCATGCCAAAACCCAACAGCAACACTGGAACGCAGGTCTGACAGGGACACGGCACCAGATCTGAGTGTGGCTCTTGGCCAGTCAGAGTCCACACCAGATCCAGTGTGTTTTGCTCAGCAACAGGATCAACAGCAGCCGCATCTGGGATCCAGACATCCCACAGAGGAATTGTCAGGTGGTTGTCTAGAGGGGCCAGAAAAGACTAACAGTCAGGGCAGGCAGACTCAAGCACTCGTTCCAGGGGTAAGAGgggcagcagagaaaggagacGGCGAGAATTTGTGTCAGTCAGGAAGCAGGGATGACTTGACAGgtgatgacagcagtgacaatGAACAAGTGATAAGTCTAGAGAAGGGAGAGGGAGTGCAAGCTGCACCAGGGGTTGACAGGGTTTGTGTGTCGTTGCAGCTTGCCTGTGATTTAAATGACAGCGGAAGGGCTGCTGAGAGAAAAGCCTCAGCTGACATAGGCATAGTGACTGCTTGTTCTCATGTTGCCGAGACACGTCAGGGAATGGAAGAGAATAAAAGCCCCGGGTTAGGAATAGTTGGGTCAACTACAGATTTAATGCCAGACACTGAGTTTGAGAGCGATTTGAGTGGTAAAGGTCAGCAAAAAAGCAACCTCTCAGCTTCCTGTCAAGACCCATGTGGAACACCTGTGACCTCAAAGAACACTGCTGTATCTGTTGAGCCAGCATCACAGGAACGTGAGATTTCGCCTCTCCAGATCTCTGTTTCATCAAAGGTCAGCACAGATAGTCATGACATTCATACAGAAGATTTTCCAAGTGCAAACGAGGCTGAAGAAATTGGTACAAAAATATTCATTACTTTGCCAGATCCTGTTGGGCAACCAGAAACTGTGGAAAAGGATTTCAGTGCTGCCATGGCTGTGAAAAGCAACAGTAGTGAAACTGAGGAGTGTGAAATTCCGGATACAGTGTGCAAGCCTCTTGAGCTACAAAGCGCCAGTATAACCTCAGCCACACAAAGCAGCCCAGTAGCACAAACACCCATAAAAGGCTCTGATGTGGAGGAGATCACAAAGGAAGATAAAGCAGCtttggaggaagaaaaagctaGCAGCCAGGGGAAGGAACAAAATGAGATAAAAGCGATAAACAATGAAGCAACAGAAAAGCAGGGGGCTGTAAATCTAAGTGGGGGCACTGAAGACAGCAGCTCGGGATCAGTTAAAACTTCAGACCTTTGTGAAAGTGTCGTGTCACAAAGCGGCACAGAGACTCCTGTTTGTCACTCTGAGAGGAACGTTGGTCTGTCAGAAAATGACAATGATAGAACAGATAGAATAAGCCCTGATGTTATCACTGGTCCATCTGTTGTTTCCTCAAAGTGCCTGCAAGATTTTGCATCGACCCCTCCTGCAGCGCCTACCCAGTCAGAGAAGTCACATGATCAGGTGTTGTCAAAGCCCCAAGATGATATTGTGGTAAACCACATTGCTACCGCCTCCCAGTTCGAGGGAGGATCACTTGAAAAAACTCCTGCCTGCATCTCCTCTGTTGAACAAGTGAATACAGAGGCTGCTGATGTGTCAGAGAGTCCTGCAAGTGGACTAACAGCCCAAGAACCAGAAACAAACTGGATAAAAGCTCTAAAAGAAGCTGCCTCCCAGTCTCAGAGTAAACAAGAGAACGCAGTGGAGGCCTCAAG ACCCCTCCCTTCTCTGGAGTCTCCTCAACTGGAGTTTCTTACTCCAACCGAGGAGGTAGTTGCTCCTCTGAGACAGGAGGACATCCCACCACCGGAGCAAGTAGCAGAGAATACAACAGAGATCCCTCCTTCAAATCTTGTGAAGAAGCCACTGGATCTCCCTGAACCTTtagaaaagacagcagagctcctaGAGCCAGCACAGCACACAGTACAGCACCCAGAACCAATACAGAGCACAAATATAGATCtcccagaggaaacaaagaaagtaGAGCTCTTAGAACCAACCAAGAAAGAAGAGGAGCCTCCAGAAGAGCTTCCAGAACCAGCAGGTGAGCCAGAAACTTCTTCAGAAATAGCAGAGGAGCCAGCTGAGCTACCAGAACCGGCAAGAAGCATAGAGGAGCTCCCAGAACCAATAAAGAATGAAGAACCAGAGCCAGCAAAGACGACAACAGAGGCCCTAGAACCAGAGAAGAAGCTGATCAGTGAGCTgccagaggaggtggtggagaaaCCTGCAGAGGTCCCACACGAGGAGCcatttaaagcagaaacagaccAGGATCCTGCTGACGTGCTACAGGACAGCGG GCCCTCCCACGctgagcaggcagagagaggtgACCGtgcccctgccccccccccacctcctaCCACAGAGTACCACTTCTCgcctgccctccctcctctcctgcacgACACCACTGAGTtccccactcctcctcccacACCCCCGGAGAGGCACACACCCGGAGCTCTACTAACCCCACCTGCATctccccacctcccccctcctcctgcccctGCCTCCCCTCCAGTACCTTCCACTTACCAGTGTGAGGACCCTTCTTCCGCACCCTGCCACCCCCCTTTAAG GAGCTCAGACTCTGATGGAGCTTTTGAAACCCCTGAATCCACAACTCCAGTGAAGGCTGTTTCTCCTATAGAGCCCCAAACTCAGCAACTACCATCCAGTGACAAAg TAGCAGACACCTCAGTCAGTGATCCTACCTCTGACTTGGCTTCAGACGAGCCACCCTGCCGTTCACTCTCCATTGTTTTTGATGAGGACAAGCCCATAGCAGCCAGTGGCACCTACAACATTGACGTTTTTGCCACAGATTCAACAACTCACGCTCTGACACGTTCACTCAGTCTCCAGGGAGGAGAACTAGACACTGCTGGTCTGTTGGATGGATCAGCAGTCGGAGGCTTCCGTCCACATTCTGAATCCTTCAGTGTGGGCACTGAGAGTGCTCCAGGAACACTCCATAGGCCTAAGAAAGTCCGTCCTGGGTCTTTGAAGAAGAAGCCTCTTCTCAGACAGAACTCAAACCCAGAGAGTCCAAGGCCAGCCTCATCCAGCAGCACCCCGGAGATCAAGAAGCGGGCAAAGCCTAGAACTGCCAACCCTGTCCAGGctcaggaggaagcagagggaggatCTGCAACTCCGAGCCCTGGAGGAACCCTCCGAAGGGCCAGGAAGAGCCGTGTGgagactcctcctcctctgccagaGGAGAACAATCATACCAGCCAAGAGGAGAGCCTTGTCATCCCGGCCTTACCTTTGTGCCAGGAGGAGGCCCCTCACCCTGGTAGTCCAACAAGCAAAGACGAGTCCCCCATTCCCCCAAGTAGCTCCTACAAATGGGATCCAGATAATTTTGAAAACATAGACCCTTTCAATACTGGAGGTAGTAAAATTCCCAATTCTCCAGATCTGGGTCGTAAAGGTCCTCTGTGTGGTCCCATTGCAATCCCTCCAGAGAGtccctgtgtctctgctgtggagCCGTGTCCTCCGGCTCCTCTTGAAGAGCCTATCACCAACCCTGAAGAGCAACCCATCATCCCCAAACGTCAGTCAGTAAGGCTGGAGTTTGATTACTCTGAGGAGAGCGGTGAGGCATCACACCAGGCCTCTCCCCCACCCAAGAAAGTGGGCAAGAAGCCCGGTGGCAAGATGCCTCTTAGGAAACCAAAGCTGGGGCTGAAGAAGGCCCCTCCAGCACAGACGGAGCAGCTGGACAACCAACCTCCAGCAACCCACAATGGCAACGAGGAGGAAATCCCTGTCCCTAAGGTATCTTACAACGTTGAGCCTGACAAGTGGGACGATCCGAACTTCAATCCATTTTCTTCCAAGAAATGTATCAGCAACTCCCCCAAACTGTCCAGGCCATCTTATAGTTTTGACCCCAATAACTTTGATGACTCCATAGACCCTTTCAAATCCTCAAATAGGATGGCCAACTCCCCTCCTAAGGCCTCTGCCTCCTTTGAACTGTCATCCAATGACTatgacaatgaaaatgacaatgacaacatCGGGGAACTGGAGGACCAAAATCAGAACAAGCctgccaagaagaagaaaactccCATTAAATC tAATACTTTCAGAGTGAAGAGGTCGCCAAAGAAATCCCCATTGTCTGACCCATCCCAG GATCTTACACCTGCAGACGAACCTGCCTCCCTCCACCCACAGGACGACCACGCCACCGACGAGGAGAAGCTGGCCTCCTCCACCAGTCATAAGTGGGCAGCCCTGCACGACACGGATGCAGATTTGAACTCTGACCAACAAGACTTCCCTCAGCCGTGTGACCTTACGTCCTTTGTAAATGAGAACAGTCTTCCTCATCAGGCTCCAG TGCAAGACTATGAAATTGAGTACATGGAGAAGATTGGCTCCTCTTCGCCT CCACTGTCTGTGAAGAAGCCATCATTGTACCTGAAGTTGGACTCAGTTTCGGACAACTTAAGCAAGAACACGTGTGCACATGGATCTGAGCCCAGCTCCCCCTGCACAGG AAGTTTTGAGGAGATGGAGGCCCAGATAACAGCAGGTATGAAGACACCGGTGCTCAACTCCCGGCCTGGTCCCGAGGGCTCTGCTGGAGACAAgggcaggaagagagaaagtgacGCACTCAGCCgaacacaaagcacagagaggGACGAGCAG CCCCCTAGCCAGGGCCCCGTGGAGGCCCCCGCTCCAGCTATGGCCATGCCCCTGTTAGACAGGCTGTCTGAGTGTGATGACCCCCTGCAGTACCTGGAGCCTGACCTGGCTGAGACCAACCCCACCGCATTCGCCCAAAAACTACAG